From the Roseofilum capinflatum BLCC-M114 genome, the window AATCTCGACGGATACTCGTTCTCTGACTTCTGGATCGGCTTTTGTTGCCTTGCGAGGGGAAAGCTTCGATGGCCATGAGTTTGTTGACCAGGCGATCGCCAAAGGCGCGATCGCTTCAATTGTTGATACTCCCGTTCCCCATCCGGGTCTTCAACTGCAAGTTCAAGATACATTAGCTGCCTATCAAACTCTAGGCAGTTGGTGGAGAGGGCAGTTTCAGATTCCTGTAATTGCGGTTACTGGATCTTGTGGCAAAACCACCACAAAAGAACTAATTGCCACTGTTCTAGCTTATCTCCAGGGTAGCAATTTTACAGCAAATATTCTGAAAACGCAACAAAATTTTAATAACGAAATTGGAGTTCCGAAAACCTTATTGGAGTTATCAGACACTCATAACTATGGGGTGCTGGAAATGGCCATGCGCGGCCGGGGACAAATTGCCTTGCTTTCGGAGTTAGCTCGGCCGACAATTGGGGTAATTGTGAATGTGGGAACCGCTCATATTGGGTTGTTGGGATCGGAGCAGGCGATCGCCGAAGCGAAATGTGAGTTACTCGAAAAAATGCCCAAAGACTCAGTAGCTATCTTAAATGCAGATAATGAGAGATTACTGAAAACGGCGGCTACTGTCTGGTCGGGTGAAACGGTGACCTATGGCTTCACGGGAGGAGACTGTCATGGGACGCTGATCGATCCAGAAACCATGGAATTAGACGGAGTGCGCTTACCCTTACCCCTTCCCGGTCGTCATAATGCGTCCAACTATCTAGCGGCGATCGCCGTGGCCAAGGTCTTAGGGTTAGACTGGAAGCGGCTAGAAGGGGGATTATCCGTAACTTTACCGACGGGACGAGCCGGACGCTATGTTTTACCCAACGATATTATCCTGCTTGATGAAACCTATAATGCCGGTCTAGAATCCATGAAAGCGGCCCTAGAGTTATTATCCCAA encodes:
- a CDS encoding UDP-N-acetylmuramoyl-tripeptide--D-alanyl-D-alanine ligase; protein product: MTFQVTLAQLIDVLGATVIHDPQLDPSLEVTGISTDTRSLTSGSAFVALRGESFDGHEFVDQAIAKGAIASIVDTPVPHPGLQLQVQDTLAAYQTLGSWWRGQFQIPVIAVTGSCGKTTTKELIATVLAYLQGSNFTANILKTQQNFNNEIGVPKTLLELSDTHNYGVLEMAMRGRGQIALLSELARPTIGVIVNVGTAHIGLLGSEQAIAEAKCELLEKMPKDSVAILNADNERLLKTAATVWSGETVTYGFTGGDCHGTLIDPETMELDGVRLPLPLPGRHNASNYLAAIAVAKVLGLDWKRLEGGLSVTLPTGRAGRYVLPNDIILLDETYNAGLESMKAALELLSQTPGDRHIAVLGTMKELGEQSFEYHRQVGEWAEKLNLDRVMVLEDDPDSEGIAHGIQEIPCEQYRTQEALIERLKAFMQPGDRILLKASHSVGLERVVKAIGNPLRS